Genomic window (Alligator mississippiensis isolate rAllMis1 chromosome 7, rAllMis1, whole genome shotgun sequence):
agagaagcagggctggaagggacctccagaagtcatctaatccaactcctgCTTGAGACAGACAGGAGAGATTTTATAGGGGTGATCCTAAACCCCCTCCTACTCAGGCACCTCCAGGAGGAGACAGCTGCACTGCTCTGCCTGGCTGaagcctggagcaggggctgctgggctcctgccagcccccccagaCACAATGGCATGCTTGActcagagcccccccatgtgctcTCACCTTAACAACCTCACCTCAGTCTGAGCTGTCCCCCTGGCAGCCCATGGAGGGGTCAGAGGTCACGAGCTTGGCTCCTCCTGGGACGTTTCCGACAGGTAGCCCCTGGGCGGCTCCACCAAGTAGGTGTACGAGAGCCCGACCATCACCTGTGGGAGCAGAAAAGCCATCAGCAAGCAGTTCACAGGATCAAAGAGCCAGGGTGGGTGGGAGATGCTCACCGTCAGCAGGCTGAGTAGGCCCATCATCACCCCCAGCATGATGAAGAGGTTGTCAGTCAGGCCTCCAGCCCACAGCGGGCCCAGGATGGTGGCCACTCCCCCCACTGAGCGCCGCAGCCCCTGACTGAACCCTGCAGCGGGCGAAAAGCACAAAGGGTTAGACCCTGTGTCTGGAAGCGGGGAggctggaagcagaagcagggtaAAAAGCAACATGGGTTTAACCCAAGGGAGATTAGGCAATACTGCTGCATCAACACTGTGAGCTGCGAGGCTGGCCTGACCCAAAGGATGCTCGGATCCTGTCACCTTGCACTCAATAGGGTGCCATGTAGGGAGTGGTCTGTGAAGGTGGGGATCAGCACAGGTCTGCGAGCAGGACAAGATTTGGCTACAAGGGCATAACAGGGAGGTCCGTCCCTTGAAGAGGGAGCAGTGAGCCCTGCtgagagagcccagctgcagtgcaTTTGGATAAGGAGGGAGCATCCCCCTGGGAGCCTGCTGACAAAGGGAGATGAAGACCGTCTCCCTGATGcttccccagctgctggcttccttgAGGCTGAAGCCAGGCcccagcacagagccccagggcacAAACCAGGCATGCCTGGAGAAGGAAGACCCTAAgcgaagggggtgggagggccgGAGCATCCTCCTGAAGGTCTGAGTGCATTACTGCCCTCACCATGGCACCTGGGCGCAAAGGGGGCGCAGATGCCTGAACTCTGGGGGAGGGGTCCACCGAGAAGAGGCAATGATGGTGGGGTTGTCGAGCAACTGTGCCACGCAGTGTGGGGAAACCCATGGACCACAACTCACCCTGTGTCCTCTCGGCTGTCACCTTGGAGAAGAGCGAGACCTGGGAGACGGCCACAAAGGGGAGCCCCAGGACCTGCAAGAACACCCCGACCACCAGCTCTCCCAGCAGGACGCCAAAGctccctgcaggcacagcagacAAAAGAGTCAGTCAAGGGTGGAGAAGCCTCCAGACCCCTGGgagccacagccagccctgggcactcCCCTCAGGGACCTCAAGCCAGGGCCTACAGGTTGTGCAGTAGACAGCTAAGCCCCTGGCACATTCCCCCCAGGCTACCTTGTGCCAGCTACTGCCACCTTTAGCCATGGAGCAAAAGAACAGATGAAGCCCACCCTTACATCCTCTCCCTTGGGAATGCCTCTGCTGCACATCGAGACAGGGGGCTGTATGGAGGTGGGTGCAGTGGCATTTTGAAGTTTCTAAAGCAGGTAAAGGTGCCCATTCCCTTCTCAGAGGCAAACCcatctcttcttcttccttccagtccccaacctgctgctgccactgtgtcccAGGAGCCGTGGAAGCATCACAGCCCCTCCCGCCTGTGGGGGGCTGCACGccgctggggaggggacaggtgcagcagtgatgggcagggctgccccttccctctgcctgctcCAAGGGAAccgcatggggcgggggggaggaactACTCTGAGCCCAGACCTGACCCAGCCcctgagaaagcagcagcagcagacaggggagTTTGCAGGGGGACAAGCATGCACCTCTAAGAAAgaaggggaagtggcaggggattttcacctgctttagggaccctgatggggctggaggaggctgggagcaggggatgcagccacgcctgcagcaagcagcagccccTTGCTGCCCTGCAATATGGAGCCTGCTGGGCCAGCCCACCAGACACCAGGCACCCCACAGCATCCtctgcagggctggtgggacCCTCCCCACCTCTGGCCGCAGGGAACAAACACAGGCCCCTGCAAGTTACCTTGGGGCCGAGCCAAAAACAGCAAGCACCAGACACAGGCCACATTGCAGATGATGAGCCCCAGGACGAGGATGACACGGTCGGGGAGGCGCGTGCTGAGACAGCGCACCAGGAAGAAGCCACAGAtcacctggggcagggaggggagtggggttaaCACGTGGGGACCCTGGCACAGAGCTAGGACAGAAGGAAGGACCATGAGCCCCCCACAATGCCCCACCCTGGGGTTCAGTATCTGTCTCACCTCAATGCCACACAGGAAGTACATGATGCTGTTCTCCAGCTCCCCGAAGTTCAGGTAGCGCTGGGTGATGGGGGTCACCATGGTCTGGAGAGAGACAGATGCATGAGGGCTCCTCCACAGCAGGGCAGGTGCCACGCTCCAGTGGAGGGTctgaggagcctgcctgcagcagtgcccatggTGTGGACAGGTAATAGGTACTGCCCTCCCCGGCAGGCTGCCTAGCCTTGCTCAGCCGTGCGGCCAAGCCTTGGGGCTCCCCTGCCCAAGACAGCGTTTTCTGCTGCCTGGGCATGGCCACATCCTGCCCCACAAGGAGACTTTCACCAGGCAGGtctccaggagccaggggctcagAGCCCGCCACCAGCCCCCCACCACAGGTGAGAGAAGCATCCTCACCCCCCGCAGCTGGGTGCTGGAAGGAGTCCAGGACACCAAGCAGAGGCAAGAGCAGATGCCGGCTCCCCCACAATCACATCCAGAACCTCAGAGGGGCTAGAGAAGATGTCCCATCCTTCCTATACGTACCCCAGGGTGGCTCTGAGTGGGGCTGGGACCCcaaggcacccccaccccagctctggagaAGAGCCTGCCTGAGtgggtgctgaagggtgggagctgcctgcagcgCCCTGCTCCTCACCTCCAGGGCTGTCTGGTTGAAGAGCGTGATGAACTGGGCAGTGAGCAAAACCACCACCTCCTCCCGCAGGTACTCTGCAAAGACAGCAGGCAGGACATGGAGACACTTGGATGTGCCTGGTTCCCGTCACAGCTGCTTCAAGGACGACACCACTCCACAACCGTGAGCCCCTGCCACGCTGGGCTGACAGATCATGCTCCCGGCATCCACCGGCTACTGAGGGCACCATCAGAGCTGCAGGCTcgatcccagcctggcccaccaCCCCACGTGGCCCAGTCCCTTCAGGCCAAGCCCTGCTTCTGGCGGACTCAAGGGagagtctcccatttcctggtGGGCTTCAGGCACCCAGTAGAAGCTGAGTCAGGCTCTCCCCTGTCCTTGGCCTGTCTTTGGGGCAGGGCCTGACTCTTACAATGTGAAtgggcagcacccagcacaatagGGCCCCAAGCTCAGGTGCGGGGGGGTGGTCCTCTGGGTACACCTCCTCTCCCCACGAAACCCATCGCTGCCTCAACTCAGGTGGCCTCTGGGGCaagcacacccctgcctgccacaCCCCATGCTCAACACGTGTGTCCATGGAGACACTTGGCTGTGGGCACCATCCCCAGGACCACTGGCACATGCCCAGGCCAAGGAGCTGTACAGGGAGGGCCACTACTGTGCTCCCCCCAGGCAACTGCCAGGACCCCCTTGAGGCCATGGACACTCACCCTTCATGGTGCTTAAATTCTGGAGCTGGCTCTTCCCCTTGTCCCGGGCCTCCTCCTCGGCCAGGTGTCCATTGGGCACGTAGCGGTACTCATCCCCTGCATGGGGGTCAGGACCGCTGGGGGTAGCTGCTTGCAGGTCAGAGCCGGTGCTGCCATAGCGGCTGttctcagccccctcctccaggccAGCATCATGAGGCACCaagggctcctcctcctcctcctgtggcACAAGGGCCGCACGCTGCAGGTGGGCTGAGGGCGGCAGGTCATAGTACATGGCCATGACGATGAACTGGAGCAGGATCCACAGCAAGCACATGAAGAGCTGTGTGGACACAGGGACAGAAGGACGGATAGCAGAGCCTCTGTGGCCTCTTGCCAGGGTCCCCAGGGCCCCTCAGAGCTCTGTACATCCTCCCCATCGCCAGAAGCCCAGGACCAAGACCCCCAGAGACTCACTCCAGGGGATGTGAACTTGTTGACCTCAAAGGGCCCCAGACGGAAGTTGCAGAGCCGCAGGAAGAGGTTACAGGCAGGTCCTAGGTGCAGACAGACAGCGGGTCAGAGGCACTGGGAGGAAACCAGAGGGCAAGGAGGGCTGGGCCCCCCTGCTACCACGcaccccagggcaggaggggcaaggccagccacTAAGGGTGTTTCTACCCTGACgggcaccccctccccttccctcactgccTCAAACTGCCAAGCGCTCAGTGCTCTGGCAGGAAACCCTCTGCAAAGGACCCAGCAAGCGAATCCCCTCCGCAAGAGAGGCACAGCcaccctgcacccagcactgcccccatccccacccaagaaatgccagggtcccaggcccacCCTTCATCCTGCAGCACATGGTCAGGAACAGCGTTCAGGAGGCGCCTGCCACAAACCCCGAGAGCTGGTCAAGCAGAGCCTCGGCCCCCCAaatgcatacacacaaacaccTCCCTGGCTTTGAGGTAAGGCTAAGGATGTCCAGACCAACCCTGTCAGAGGTCTGTCCAAGCCTGCACGTGcaaggctcccctgccccctcccttggcAGCCTGCTCCAGTACCGTGCTGTTCCCGGCCCCAAATCTGCTAAACcgattcccccccaccctgccctggggggATGTGAGGAACAGTGCATCCCCCTCCTGCCTAGGGCAGCCCTAATGCCCCAGGAGCCTTAAGGCCCCTGCCATCCTCCCATCCCTAGACCCCCACTTGCTTAGCCTCCTAGATGGGCTTTCCTAAACATCTCAGCCTTCCTGATCTCAGTTCCAGACCATCTCCAGCACCTCCACCTCTCAAAGCAGTACCCAGGACTGCATGCAGGACGCCAGCCGAGGCCTCACCAGCACCAAGAGGAGCTAACACCTCTGACAAACGATGCCCCTGTTAGCCCAGCCGACCCCAGAGGCTCTGCAGAGTCAggttccttcctgacccctggCCGAGAGAAGGACCTGCCAAGTAACCAGGGGTCAAGAGAggcacagcaaacagctgcacaggGCCCCTGAGGCACTCGAGCTGTTTGCTGCGGCTTGTATTGCCCAGGGCGCTGCTCCTCCAAGGCACTCTGCAGGATGCAGCTGTGCTCCAGCTGGGTGGAGAAGCAACTGCTGGCTGTGAAAGCTTGGAAagtgtctcttgcacaaaaatgcaagacagtggctggggcaagactgggttgtggtGACAAGCCTGCCACAAGATAAATCAAGTCTCCACAATGGCTGCAACCTATTAAGGCGCAGAGACAGTGGAGCTTGTGgcacccaataccagacccatgccataaaataacAAGAGTGATGGTTCCTCTAAAAGGAAaattgttggcaaagacctgacgtACACATCACATGTGCGTCTCCAAGCTCAGAAAGCAAGGAAGAGGCTGAGCCAGCATAACTAGAgaaggcaaggaaactacatatacatttcaactgaactagcaactaaagaaaacaaaagactaaacatgcatttcaagcaaaacctgtaaaaAGTGTATTGAATACAGGAAAGATGTCCTGTACAGGACATCCTCATAGTTCTCAAAACATGCATCCAATGTCTAAGGCATTACAAATGTCTCAATCATTCAATGTCTGTCTGAAGTGTTGTAGATAGACCATCACCAGTACaagctattgcaaatttgccccaCTGATAAACAAATACCCCAAAACGGGTCTGGTAACCAATGCCTCTAGGCATCCTGTTTAGCTACTCAAGACTCGTCACATTTAACTGACCCATAACTTCAGTAGCTGCGAGAAACACAAGTCTTCACACCTAGACAAATCCAaaaacagaagccaggcagtTTAACAATTGTAACATGAAGGTcgcccttttcctccctgttctgttCGGACTTTAATCAACCaaccatcaaggaaaaatgctttgaggCTGAGCCTacaattaaaacagtataaaaagcgaGACCgaactgccagcaaggtgtgcaacCCAGAAAAGATCAAGAAGCCATCCTGCACCTGGCCCATGAGTAAAGGCTGCAAGACTGGACTAGCTCCCCTGCCTGCGTTGGGAAGAAAACACTGATGCAGCTAAATATATATTAGGACTTTCTGTAATAGCTCGTTTTATATTGGGCAAGAGTCTTTTTTGTCAGTcagttttgtagcttgttggtagttattaaagcaagcctttatGCTATTAATCAActgagtgttgtgtcaattcttaggtaggtttaaaaacccactttTAAGTGCAACAGCAGCCTTTGGGACAAAAGCTCTCTATGTCTGACACAAAGCTGTCAGCCACCGCGGTACGAATGATGCGGGTTCTCCTGCGCTTCTCAGAATAAGACCAGTCTttccctccacagccccatgccacaGCCTCCTGTTCAGTGCCCCCGCGGGTCCTACGCTGCAGTCCTGCTGCCTCACCAGCTCTCCCCAGTCTCGTATTCACCCTTGGATTTCTCCTcccaggcagccccctgcacttctctatCGAACTCCATCTTGCTGAGCTCGGACAGCTCCTCCAGTTCTGTGCAGCTCGTGCTCCCTCTTCCAGACCCTCCACCTGGTCCAGCAAAAAGGAGGCTCTTACCAATCAACAGTCCGACCTGCCGACATGCCATGACCACTGCAAACACCGTAGCGCGCTCTTGCGAGGTGGTGGAGCGAGTGAGGTACCCAAAGATGGAGGCACCTGCTCCTGTCCCGACACCTACGACAGaaatgtgcagggccaggggtgagAGAAATGGCACAGGCACCTAAAGCCCCTAGGATACAGGCCTGGATGCCTCTAGCTCTTACCTGCCACAAGCCGGCTGCCCAGAAGAAGCCATTTGGAGATGCCCATGAAGTACATGAAATTCCCTGAATCGGGGACACAAGAGCAACAGGTAACGCAGAGAGGAAGGTGCAACGAGACAGCCCATGGGGCTGAGGCAGCCGGAGACAGCTCCCCAGAACCAGCAACATGGGGTACGTGTCACAGGATGCATGCGTGACCGCAGGCTGTGGACAACCCCACAGGCCCGTGTGCGGGTCCCACACTGCACCATGGGCCTTCCCACGGGCCACGCAGTTTCAGCCGCTGCATATAAAATGTGGCGCTGCTGTCTTCCCTCAGGGAGGGCTGGAATCTGAACTACAAGGTCCCCCCCAGTCTGCTCTCACGGCCTCACCTGCAATCTCGAACGTGTTGGCGAAGAGGATGATTGCTTTGGTGCGCTGGGTGCGGTCCGACCAGAGCCCGAAGAGGGGCCCTGCCAGCAGGCCAGTGAGGCTGAAGGCAGAAATCCCCAGGCCCAGGAAGTACGGCTCCGCATGGAGAGTCTGCAGGTAGGCCCAGATGGTTGGCAGGATCACCGCTGGCAGGCaaggaagacagacagacagtcagAGACAGCCCCAGGCTGAGTCCTACCAGGACACCCCACACCGATACTGAGCCTGATCCTGGATCATCTCAGCACAACGCCAGGCCACCCAGCTCCTGACCACCACCCCCCAAACTGGCATGGGCTGACCAGTGACAAGGACAGCAAAGGCCATCTGGGTCCCTGAGACTCACCATCTGGGGGTCCCACCCTGCCCACCTCAGCTGATCCAGCCATTGGGGCAGCTGGATGGCTTCTCCTGATGCCTGGCACAGCAAGGCGAAGCATCAGCCATGCAGACAGACCCTCCGCAGCCACAGCGAGCTCTCCtagtccttccctctcccccaggagACAGCACTGGCTTCCCAGAGACATGGGGACCCCCGCAatgcccctgcctgctcagagcctcCCCTCTCAGGCTGCACCTGGCTAGTCCATCATATCCTGGCATATCCTGAGGCATTTGGTCAGCAGTAAGAGTAGGAAAGGACAGCACGTTTTGCATAGGACATGCTATTAGAGCAGCCATGGCCAGGTCGCTTCCCCTGCAAAGGCAGCACAGCTAGAAAGCTCCACAAAGCTCTGTACAGCTAGCGGCAGATCCCCCCAGCCTGCCTTGGACTGCCCCCTGcgctgccccacaccctcccattcCTGAAAGCACAGGTTATCTCGACCGGCCAACTCCAGATGTCCCCGGCAGGCAGCCGAGAGGTAGCCCTGCCCCACGGCTCAGGGACTGCTCTCTGATCACCTGCAAGGGAGCTCTGGAGTTTCAGGTCCAGGACCAAGAAAGCAGAAAGGCCCCCAAGTCACCCTGGGCAccaagagcagggccagggcaggtctCTGGTGTCAGGCAGGGAGGCCCCATGGCCAGTTTCTCCCTCCAGGCTCAGCTcgcccctgcctgctttcccccaAGGGACAGAGGTGCTGCAACACTGTCGCCCGCCCCCGCCTGCTCACCCTTGCCCTACTTCCCTCTGTAACGACGGAGCTGGCTGCTCAAAGAGAGATCTGCCTGGCTCAAAGTCTTTTTGCTGCCCTTGGAGGCCTCCTCTCTACGAGCTGGCAGcgcatgcagctccccaccccctgctcattTTGGGAGGACTCAGCACCCTCCCGCCCACGCACCAGGGCTGGCTCTGTGGCCCTATCCAACATAAACCAAGGACTGACTAAcccctgggcctcagtttcccacatTCCCGGAGAACGGGAGAGCAGGGACTGCAAAGCGGTAGCTCAAGGGGGGACAGAGCATGCTTGGATCATGGAGAAAGAAAAGGCAAAGTTGGGACGTGGAAGACATTGGAGATGACCCCATGCCTCGGTGAAAAGGGAAGCTGCTGTAAATTAGTGGGGGGGGAATCTCAGTCCAGACCCTACTGTTCTTAGGCAGGTGACATCCAGGAGAATACAGAAGGGAGACAGACCAAGAAGTGGGGTTCATGGAGATGAGGGGTTCTTGGGGCTCACTCAACAGAGGAAACCCCAAGAGGGCAAGGAGGGTAGAGCGAAGACCTAGAAGGGTCACCAAAGACTAGTGGCAGGAATGGGTTGAGCGGAGAGGTGAGTTTGGACAGGGCCCAGCTGGGCACTGGGCCAGCAGGAGTGGAGCTGACTCATGCTGGAGGAGATCAGGGCTGATGGGAGAAGCTGGGAAGACGAGCGACATTTATGAACACCCCGCAGTGTTCCCAGCTGTGGGACATGAGCCATGGGTTTGGCCCGTATTTTTCCAGTCTGCACCTGGCCTGCGTAACCCCCGGGTACCTGGGACCCTTTTTTGCTTGAATGTCGGCGTGGGTGCCGACGTGATAGCACAAGGGGCACGGCTGgacacagaccccagccagcacctcccagcatgctctgagCACAGACAGGCATGCCCAGGGGACGGGCATGGAGACAAGACGCCCAAGTCAGACTCCTGCACCTGCCGCTGAGCTGCAGGGAGAATCCGGCTgagtccctgcctctccccatttCCCCACACCTGGGCTCATTAGAGTGGGCCATCGGCTCTTGGAGGCAGGGGCTCATCTTAGTTGTGAGGCCATGCCCCAGACAGCAGCTGTGGAAAGGCAGCCCAACTCtgggaggaaggggtgagggCAACACCCCTGGGAAGCACAGAGGCACAAAGGGAAGTAAAAGGAAGGGTGAGAAACATCCGGGAACACGGAGCACTCCCACAGCTGCAGAGACCGAAGGAAGCGCAAGCTCagacaaggcagaaagcaggtgaGAGGGTGCCAaggctgggccctgcagcctgggaCCGGCACGCTGACTGACGTGCCTCAATCAAACCCTTGCCATGTCAAACACCACCTCCTCGTTAGACGCTCCCTGGCTCCGCTCCCCAGGGCACCAGTGGCTCACGTCACCGGACCGGTCAGCTCAGCTTGAAGCACCCAGCTGCCAAGGAAAGCTGCTTTGCCAGGTGCAGTGCGGTGGGGTGAGGCCCCGTAACAACAGACCTTCTCGCCTGGCTGCCCTCACAAGCCAAATGGCCAATGCCAACTGCGCCTCCCCCCAGCCCGATTCTGCACGGGGAATCGGTTTATGTCGCGAAGCCGCGCAAGTGCCAGCACTTGCCACGTTCTCCCAGGTGGCGAgacaggcaagggcaggggaatGACACTCGGCTCCGGCATCCACCCTTGGTCCTTGCTGCATTAACATTGCTGAGCCcttggctgctcccagcagggggaTGAACCCAGAGGACCCGAGGGAAGGACAACTTGGCAATCCACCACTTCTCCCGGCACTCAGACCCCAATCCCCGCTGGGTTTGAAGCCTCCTCCTAGAAGGAGGTAGGACTGCAGCGGTCGGGAGCTCCCGGACAGTCAacgctcctgccctgctccccgctgggctaCCAGTTCCCCCAGCACTCGGAGATCCTTGGTGCGAAGAGCAGGAACGGGCTCCTCCCGGGCCTACCCGAGCTGCAGGCTCAGCTTGCACCTTGTAAAATATTAACCGAGGAAACAGCAAAGTCAGCTCCGCTCCCGCAAGGACAGGCCTGCGGGCTGGGCGCAGAACGCCGCAGACCCAGTGACCGCCGTGTCACAAGGGTGAAAAcgcaggaggaggaagaattaTTTCAGGATCCAGGACCCAGCACCTCACGTGACCCGACAAGTCAAACAGTAGGTCTGAGAAGACCCCTTTTGGCCTTAAAAACATCCCTCGCTCCAGTCTGTAGACACCGGGGGGGAGCAGAGAGCCAGCTCgcacccaccaccagggctggggaCCGTCCCGCGGGCCGGATCCTGCCCGGCCTCAGTGTGCCCGCCTGCGAAATGGGTCCAAGGGAAGCGGGAGCCGCGGGGCGGGGCCAGGCACTCACCGTACTCGATGCCCCCGGAGAGGAAGAGCAGCGCGATGGCGACGCTGGTCAGCTTCTTCCTCCGCGGGTCGGCCATGCACCCGCCCGGCTCAGCGCCCCATCCCGGGCCCGGCCGCGCGGAGCAGGGAGCCCGGGGTCCAGCCCCGGCACACGCATGCGCACACGGACTGCCAGCATGGAACGCCCTCCCGGAGTGGCCCTTCCGCCCCGAGCCTGCACTTCCGCCCCGCACGGATGAGGCACTTCCGGCGCGCCGGCCGGAAGCGGCAGTAGCAGCGCGTGTCGCCGCGGCGGGCGCCGGGCACGGGGGAGCGCGGCCGCTGCTATGGCCGGGATCTTGTTCGAGGACATTTTCGATGTGAAGGACATCGACCCCGAGGGCAAGAAGTTCGACCGCGGTAAGCAGGGCCGGGacagcctcccccgccccccccttgtTGTGCCCAAGCCACGCCCCCTTCatcccaggccccgcccccccgggccTTGACCCCCGCTCTGCCCGCAGTGTCCCGCCTGCACTGCGAGAGCGAGTCCTTCAAGATGGACCTGATCCTGGACGTCAACATCCAGATCTACCCCGTGGACCTGGGTAggtggcggggcggggccgggcgggcggggaagggttcaccccccaccccaggcccgcGCGCCCCCGGCCCGGCGCTGACCCCGCGGGTTGCAGGTGACAAGTTCCGCCTG
Coding sequences:
- the LOC102558466 gene encoding major facilitator superfamily domain-containing protein 8, which produces MADPRRKKLTSVAIALLFLSGGIEYAVILPTIWAYLQTLHAEPYFLGLGISAFSLTGLLAGPLFGLWSDRTQRTKAIILFANTFEIAGNFMYFMGISKWLLLGSRLVAGVGTGAGASIFGYLTRSTTSQERATVFAVVMACRQVGLLIGPACNLFLRLCNFRLGPFEVNKFTSPGLFMCLLWILLQFIVMAMYYDLPPSAHLQRAALVPQEEEEEPLVPHDAGLEEGAENSRYGSTGSDLQAATPSGPDPHAGDEYRYVPNGHLAEEEARDKGKSQLQNLSTMKEYLREEVVVLLTAQFITLFNQTALETMVTPITQRYLNFGELENSIMYFLCGIEVICGFFLVRCLSTRLPDRVILVLGLIICNVACVWCLLFLARPQGSFGVLLGELVVGVFLQVLGLPFVAVSQVSLFSKVTAERTQGFSQGLRRSVGGVATILGPLWAGGLTDNLFIMLGVMMGLLSLLTVMVGLSYTYLVEPPRGYLSETSQEEPSS